The following proteins come from a genomic window of Candidatus Saccharibacteria bacterium oral taxon 488:
- a CDS encoding NrdH-redoxin, producing the protein MSEDNTANHQDAKVTVYSTSWCAFCHTEMEWLKKLGIDFVAKDIEADPSAKEELLSKNGGNFQGVPVTDVCGEVILGFDRPKLQDALKKNGLMSE; encoded by the coding sequence ATGAGCGAAGATAACACGGCCAATCACCAAGACGCTAAAGTCACCGTCTATAGCACCAGCTGGTGCGCATTCTGCCACACCGAGATGGAGTGGTTGAAAAAACTCGGCATTGATTTTGTCGCCAAGGACATTGAGGCTGATCCAAGCGCCAAGGAAGAATTGCTCAGTAAAAACGGCGGCAATTTCCAGGGCGTGCCAGTGACCGATGTTTGCGGCGAGGTCATCCTCGGCTTTGACCGGCCGAAACTACAGGATGCGCTGAAGAAGAATGGTTTGATGAGCGAATAA